The following are encoded together in the Tepidiforma bonchosmolovskayae genome:
- the pheS gene encoding phenylalanine--tRNA ligase subunit alpha, whose amino-acid sequence MTTETGNLSRLEEEALAGLAAAGDEASLERWRAEWLGRQDGRVTVLLRGIREVPQEERAAYGAAVNALKGRLEAALEERRAALKRAELERLAREGALDVTLPGRPQPLGRLHPITRTLRDCLEAFKAMGFRVAEGPEVEWDRYNFDAARIPEDHPARDMWDTIWVNTLIDGKRRMLLRTHTTPNQIRVMERTPQPPVRVVVPGKCYRQEATDATHEWMLTQIEGLAVDEGVRMSDLKGVLYEWARAMFGSDRRIIFHHSYFPFVEPGVEMAIDCFICRGDGRQCHTCHGTGWIEILGAGMVHPEIIDNAGYDASKVTGFAFGIGVERVAMLRWGIEDIRHFYSNDLRFLSQF is encoded by the coding sequence ATGACGACCGAGACCGGGAATCTTTCGCGCCTCGAAGAGGAGGCGCTGGCGGGCCTTGCAGCGGCCGGCGACGAGGCGTCGCTGGAGCGCTGGCGGGCCGAGTGGCTGGGGCGGCAGGACGGGCGGGTCACCGTGCTGCTGCGCGGCATCCGCGAGGTGCCGCAGGAGGAGCGGGCGGCCTACGGGGCGGCGGTGAACGCGCTGAAGGGGCGGCTGGAGGCGGCGCTGGAAGAGCGGCGGGCGGCGCTGAAGCGTGCGGAGCTGGAGCGGCTGGCGCGGGAGGGGGCGCTGGATGTGACGCTGCCCGGACGGCCGCAGCCGCTCGGGAGGCTCCACCCGATCACGCGGACGCTGCGGGACTGCCTCGAAGCGTTCAAGGCGATGGGGTTCCGGGTGGCCGAGGGCCCTGAGGTGGAGTGGGACCGGTACAACTTCGATGCCGCGCGCATCCCGGAGGATCACCCGGCGCGGGACATGTGGGACACGATCTGGGTGAACACGCTGATCGACGGGAAGCGGCGGATGCTGCTGCGGACGCACACGACGCCGAACCAGATCCGGGTGATGGAGCGGACGCCGCAGCCGCCGGTGCGGGTGGTGGTGCCGGGGAAGTGCTACCGGCAGGAGGCGACGGACGCGACCCACGAGTGGATGCTGACGCAGATCGAAGGGCTGGCGGTGGACGAAGGGGTCCGGATGAGCGACCTGAAGGGCGTGCTCTATGAGTGGGCGCGGGCGATGTTCGGGTCGGACCGGCGGATTATCTTCCACCACTCGTACTTCCCGTTCGTTGAACCGGGCGTGGAGATGGCGATCGACTGCTTCATCTGCCGGGGCGACGGGCGGCAGTGCCACACCTGCCACGGGACGGGGTGGATCGAGATCCTCGGGGCAGGGATGGTGCACCCGGAGATCATCGACAATGCGGGGTACGACGCATCGAAGGTGACGGGCTTCGCGTTCGGCATCGGCGTGGAGCGGGTGGCGATGCTGCGCTGGGGGATTGAGGACATCCGCCACTTCTACAGCAACGACCTGCGGTTCCTGAGCCAGTTCTGA
- a CDS encoding DUF6081 family protein — protein MAERIVGDFHRILEPDSAWAIGSFLLPDGSRWEYREPNAVVLVRNGWLQVSAVPYTRKHDRVQILDNAKHMYFSKERFAVPDGGRITFEIQVAARTVGTRPGDLYDGYVSWNLLDLETGWAFDFFTGGDTVATVYGRLPFPGARLPETGEARAFCIFHELHDLPTAQGQVHAYRITYDQGANTVEFEADGRVVDRYENVPDRITGFTAALGLMSEIDIEDGRSVSCHGQGVIGRWSPMRVVTEP, from the coding sequence ATGGCCGAACGGATTGTGGGGGACTTTCACCGGATCCTGGAGCCGGATTCGGCGTGGGCGATCGGGTCGTTCCTGCTGCCCGATGGTTCGCGGTGGGAGTACCGGGAGCCCAACGCGGTGGTGCTGGTTCGGAACGGCTGGCTGCAGGTTTCGGCGGTGCCGTACACGCGGAAGCATGACCGGGTCCAGATCCTGGACAACGCGAAGCACATGTACTTTTCGAAGGAGCGGTTTGCGGTGCCGGACGGCGGGCGGATTACGTTCGAAATCCAGGTGGCGGCGAGGACGGTGGGGACGCGGCCGGGGGACCTGTACGACGGGTATGTTTCGTGGAACCTGCTCGACCTGGAGACGGGGTGGGCCTTCGACTTTTTCACGGGCGGCGACACGGTGGCGACGGTGTACGGGCGGCTGCCGTTCCCGGGTGCGCGGCTGCCGGAGACGGGGGAGGCGCGGGCGTTCTGCATCTTCCATGAGCTGCACGATTTGCCGACGGCGCAGGGGCAGGTCCACGCCTACCGGATCACCTACGACCAGGGTGCGAACACGGTGGAGTTCGAGGCCGACGGCAGGGTGGTCGACCGGTATGAGAACGTCCCCGACCGGATCACGGGGTTCACGGCAGCGCTCGGCCTGATGTCGGAGATCGACATCGAGGATGGGCGGTCGGTGAGCTGCCATGGGCAGGGGGTCATCGGGCGGTGGAGCCCGATGCGGGTGGTGACGGAGCCGTAG
- a CDS encoding SDR family oxidoreductase — translation MAISFEGQVAVVTGAGAGLGRAYALDLARRGAKVVVNDLGGDPHGQGADAAPARKVCDEIIAAGGTAVPNFDSVATYEGGYNIVKTALDNFGRLDIVICNAGILRDVAFHNMSEDDWDKVFAVHVKGTFTVLRHAWPVFRQQAYGRVVLTTSSSGIYGQFGQANYGAAKTAMLGLMNVLKQEGAKYNVMVNTIAPVAGTRLTQTVMPPELVERLKPEYVVPAVVYMVSKECQDTGLIIEAGAGNFNRAAIVKGPGIQPGLGELKDAEWVQANWEKICSLEGAEPMWRTGQTLKAYLAEKAAQKQG, via the coding sequence ATGGCGATTTCGTTCGAGGGACAGGTGGCGGTTGTGACCGGCGCGGGCGCCGGGCTCGGCCGGGCGTACGCGCTGGACCTGGCGCGGCGCGGCGCGAAGGTCGTCGTGAACGACCTGGGCGGCGACCCGCACGGCCAGGGGGCCGATGCGGCGCCGGCGCGCAAGGTGTGCGATGAGATTATCGCGGCCGGCGGGACGGCGGTGCCGAACTTCGACAGCGTGGCGACCTACGAAGGCGGCTACAACATCGTCAAGACGGCGCTCGATAACTTCGGCCGGCTGGACATCGTGATCTGCAACGCGGGCATCCTGCGGGATGTGGCGTTCCACAACATGAGCGAGGACGACTGGGACAAGGTCTTCGCGGTGCATGTGAAGGGGACGTTCACGGTGCTGCGGCACGCGTGGCCGGTGTTCCGGCAGCAGGCATACGGCCGGGTAGTGCTGACGACGTCGTCGTCGGGCATCTACGGGCAGTTCGGCCAGGCGAACTACGGCGCCGCGAAGACGGCGATGCTCGGCCTGATGAACGTGCTGAAGCAGGAAGGCGCGAAGTACAACGTGATGGTGAACACGATTGCGCCGGTGGCCGGGACACGGCTGACGCAGACGGTGATGCCGCCGGAGCTGGTGGAGCGGCTGAAGCCGGAGTACGTGGTGCCGGCGGTGGTCTACATGGTCTCGAAGGAGTGCCAGGACACCGGGCTCATCATCGAAGCGGGGGCGGGGAACTTCAACCGGGCCGCGATCGTGAAGGGGCCAGGGATTCAGCCGGGCCTGGGCGAGCTGAAGGATGCCGAATGGGTCCAGGCGAACTGGGAGAAGATCTGCAGCCTGGAGGGCGCGGAGCCGATGTGGCGGACGGGCCAGACGCTGAAGGCGTACCTGGCGGAGAAGGCCGCGCAGAAGCAGGGCTAG
- a CDS encoding thioredoxin-like domain-containing protein, which yields MQRPARRTRIIALCLALAAALAAIIAVACSRGSERSAPQGYADVSSQPERTSWVGTEPAPPFPPGLTWFNVQRPMTLEDLRGRIVLLDFWTAGCINCQHIVPDLKRLEAEFGDRLVVIGVHSGKYAEEHEDETIREAIRRLGITHPVINDADFRVWTTYGARAWPTLVLIDPAGNLVGYHEGEGVYPLFQPILASLVAEFAGRGLLRSEPLPLAPGAPPAAATLAYPSTVAVSAAADRLYIADAGNHRIIEAARSGEVLRVFGTGQPGFVDGAPAEAAFRDSQGLALSADGRTLYVADTRNHAVRGIDLASGETRTIAGTGRQLTRLPRGPEPAREVDLASPWGLVEVGRRLFVTMAGVHQVWVLDLAAGTIDVFAGTSREGLDDGPRREMATLAQPSGITTDGIYLYWVDPEASAVRTVPIEGDGEVRTLVGTGLFDYGDRDGVGRQGQLQHPQGITFAGGVLYIADTYNHRIRVLDPATRQLGTAAGSERGWSDGTAGEAFFAEPAGLAWDGRLLYIADSANHLVRTFNPVSGTVSTLALANIERLRPPAGGPVETHDLPAQTVAPGAASLRIEIAAPPGYHLNALAPSVLELSSSNPAVVEPGEHRLEWRTDDPSVSFPVPVILAPGSAVLTAAVSAYYCREGQEALCFIARAAYRLPVEVVPGAPAAELRLQLRLPER from the coding sequence GTGCAACGGCCCGCCCGCCGAACCCGTATCATCGCCCTATGCCTCGCCCTCGCCGCGGCGCTCGCCGCCATCATCGCCGTCGCCTGCTCACGCGGGTCCGAGCGCTCCGCCCCGCAGGGGTACGCTGACGTGTCCTCCCAGCCCGAGCGCACATCCTGGGTCGGCACCGAACCCGCCCCGCCCTTCCCGCCCGGCCTCACCTGGTTCAACGTCCAGCGCCCCATGACCCTCGAGGACCTCCGCGGCCGCATCGTCCTCCTCGACTTCTGGACCGCCGGCTGCATCAACTGCCAGCACATCGTGCCCGACCTCAAACGGCTCGAAGCCGAGTTCGGCGACCGCCTCGTCGTCATCGGCGTCCACTCCGGCAAATACGCCGAAGAACACGAAGACGAGACGATCCGCGAGGCGATCCGCCGCCTCGGCATCACCCACCCCGTCATCAACGACGCCGATTTCCGCGTCTGGACCACCTACGGCGCCCGCGCCTGGCCCACCCTCGTCCTCATCGACCCCGCCGGCAACCTCGTCGGCTACCACGAAGGCGAAGGCGTCTACCCGCTCTTCCAGCCCATTCTCGCCTCGCTCGTGGCCGAATTCGCCGGGCGCGGCCTCCTCCGCAGCGAGCCGCTCCCGCTCGCCCCCGGTGCGCCGCCGGCCGCCGCCACCCTCGCCTACCCCTCGACTGTCGCCGTCTCCGCTGCCGCCGACCGCCTCTACATTGCCGATGCCGGCAACCACCGCATCATCGAAGCCGCCCGCTCCGGCGAGGTCCTCCGCGTCTTCGGCACCGGCCAGCCCGGTTTCGTCGACGGCGCCCCCGCCGAGGCCGCCTTCCGCGACTCCCAGGGCCTTGCCCTCTCCGCTGATGGCCGCACGCTCTACGTGGCCGATACCCGCAACCACGCCGTCCGCGGCATCGACCTCGCCTCCGGCGAAACCCGCACCATCGCCGGCACCGGCCGCCAGCTCACCCGCCTCCCCCGGGGCCCCGAACCCGCCCGCGAGGTCGACCTCGCTTCCCCCTGGGGCCTCGTCGAAGTCGGGCGCCGCCTCTTCGTCACCATGGCCGGTGTCCACCAGGTCTGGGTGCTCGACCTCGCCGCCGGCACCATCGACGTCTTCGCCGGCACCTCCCGCGAAGGCCTCGATGACGGCCCCCGCCGCGAAATGGCCACCCTCGCCCAGCCGTCCGGTATTACCACCGACGGCATCTACCTCTACTGGGTCGACCCCGAGGCCTCCGCCGTCCGCACCGTCCCCATCGAGGGCGACGGCGAGGTCCGCACCCTCGTCGGGACCGGCCTCTTCGACTACGGCGACCGCGACGGCGTCGGCCGCCAGGGCCAGCTCCAGCACCCCCAGGGCATCACCTTCGCGGGCGGCGTTCTCTATATCGCCGATACCTACAACCACCGCATCCGCGTGCTCGACCCGGCCACCCGCCAGCTCGGCACCGCCGCCGGCTCCGAACGCGGCTGGTCCGATGGTACTGCCGGCGAGGCCTTCTTCGCCGAGCCCGCCGGCCTCGCCTGGGATGGCCGCCTCCTCTACATCGCTGACTCGGCCAACCACCTCGTCCGCACCTTCAATCCCGTCTCGGGCACCGTCAGCACCCTAGCCCTCGCGAACATCGAACGCCTCCGCCCTCCGGCGGGCGGCCCGGTCGAAACGCATGACCTCCCCGCCCAAACCGTCGCCCCCGGTGCTGCCAGCCTGCGCATCGAAATTGCTGCCCCGCCCGGCTACCACCTCAATGCCCTCGCCCCATCCGTCCTCGAGCTTTCCTCCAGCAACCCTGCTGTCGTCGAGCCCGGCGAACACCGCCTCGAATGGCGCACCGACGACCCGTCCGTCAGCTTCCCGGTCCCGGTGATCCTCGCTCCCGGCAGCGCCGTCCTCACCGCTGCCGTCTCCGCCTACTACTGCCGCGAGGGCCAGGAAGCCCTCTGCTTTATCGCACGGGCGGCCTATCGTCTCCCCGTCGAGGTCGTCCCCGGCGCGCCTGCCGCCGAACTCCGCCTCCAGCTCCGCCTGCCCGAGCGCTGA
- the asnB gene encoding asparagine synthase (glutamine-hydrolyzing) translates to MCGIAGILSLGAEKVPREDVLAMARRLRHRGPDGEGSYFGQGIGFGHTRLAIIDLSHASDQPFADEAAGLVLVFNGEIYNYVELRTELEGLGHRFRSQGDTEVLLRAFAQWRTGAFARLNGMFACAIWDERRQELVLARDRFGEKPLYLARTGREVLFASEMKAILAVRPELRVPNLRAVYRYIARGDLDQDTESFFAGIESLPAGHYLVLDREGRGTPRRYWLPRAAETPRRHAEAVEAFRSLFFDAVRIRLRSDVPVGSSLSGGIDSSSIVCTIHAQKLALGLGEQHTFSARFASAAHDEGRFIDLVARRCGADRHDTWVEPEAFEAAFAALQYHQEEPIASTSPFAQWMVMRLAREHGTTVLLDGQGADELLGGYTQALGMFFAHWLRTGRLDRAAGLLWESWRRYGSLREPALFGGYYLLPARVRDRLAERYFGSGALLAPAVHDRYAPAHAATIAPFRDRLRNELVRWQQTTQLPEFLRYADRNSMAFGREVRLPFLDHRLVEFCFGLPPQWLMEGATTKAILRRAMDGIVPDAVLKRRDKLAYAPPQRSWAHGPLKGWIVRHLEGAARRGDVFDGEAVQAVREGFLRGEDDVLAWRVASTEAWFAEMVDRAPGLPAGCE, encoded by the coding sequence ATGTGCGGGATAGCCGGCATTCTTTCCCTCGGCGCCGAGAAGGTGCCGCGGGAGGACGTGCTCGCCATGGCGCGGCGGCTCCGGCATCGCGGCCCGGACGGAGAAGGGAGCTACTTCGGGCAGGGGATCGGGTTTGGGCACACGCGGCTGGCGATCATCGACCTGAGCCACGCCTCGGACCAGCCGTTTGCGGATGAGGCGGCGGGGCTGGTGCTGGTGTTCAACGGCGAGATTTACAACTACGTCGAGCTGCGGACGGAGCTGGAGGGGCTGGGCCACCGGTTCCGCTCGCAGGGGGACACGGAGGTGCTGCTGCGGGCGTTCGCGCAGTGGCGGACGGGGGCGTTCGCGCGGCTGAACGGGATGTTTGCCTGCGCCATCTGGGATGAGCGGAGGCAGGAGCTGGTGCTGGCGCGCGACCGGTTCGGCGAGAAGCCGCTCTACCTGGCGCGGACGGGGCGGGAGGTGCTGTTCGCGAGCGAGATGAAGGCGATCCTGGCGGTGCGGCCGGAGCTGCGGGTGCCGAATTTGCGGGCAGTGTACCGGTACATCGCCCGGGGCGACCTGGACCAGGACACGGAGAGTTTTTTCGCGGGGATTGAGAGCCTGCCGGCCGGGCACTACCTGGTGCTTGACCGGGAGGGGCGAGGGACGCCCCGGCGGTACTGGCTGCCGCGGGCGGCTGAGACGCCGCGGCGGCACGCGGAGGCGGTGGAGGCGTTCCGGTCGCTGTTTTTCGATGCGGTGCGGATCCGGCTGCGGAGCGATGTGCCGGTCGGGAGTTCGCTGAGCGGCGGCATCGATTCGTCGAGCATCGTCTGCACGATTCACGCCCAGAAGCTGGCGCTGGGCCTGGGCGAGCAGCACACGTTCAGCGCGCGGTTTGCCTCGGCGGCACACGATGAGGGGCGGTTCATCGACCTGGTGGCGCGCCGCTGCGGTGCAGACCGGCACGACACCTGGGTGGAGCCAGAGGCGTTCGAGGCGGCGTTTGCGGCGCTGCAGTACCACCAGGAGGAGCCGATCGCGAGCACGAGCCCGTTTGCGCAGTGGATGGTGATGCGGCTGGCGCGGGAGCACGGGACGACGGTGCTGCTCGACGGGCAGGGGGCGGATGAGCTGCTCGGGGGGTACACGCAGGCGCTGGGGATGTTTTTCGCGCACTGGCTGCGAACGGGGCGGCTGGACCGGGCTGCGGGGCTGCTGTGGGAGTCGTGGCGGCGGTATGGGTCGCTGCGGGAGCCTGCGCTGTTCGGCGGGTACTACCTGCTGCCGGCGCGGGTGCGCGACCGGCTGGCGGAGCGGTACTTCGGCTCGGGCGCGCTGCTGGCGCCGGCGGTGCATGACCGGTACGCCCCCGCGCACGCGGCCACGATTGCGCCGTTCCGGGACCGGCTGCGGAACGAGCTGGTGCGGTGGCAGCAGACGACGCAGCTGCCGGAGTTCCTGCGCTACGCGGACCGGAACAGCATGGCGTTCGGCCGGGAGGTGCGGCTGCCGTTCCTGGACCACCGGCTGGTGGAGTTCTGCTTCGGACTGCCGCCGCAGTGGCTGATGGAGGGCGCGACGACGAAGGCGATCCTGCGCCGGGCGATGGACGGGATTGTCCCGGATGCGGTGCTGAAGCGGCGGGACAAGCTGGCGTATGCGCCGCCGCAGCGGAGCTGGGCGCACGGGCCGCTGAAGGGGTGGATTGTCCGGCACCTCGAGGGGGCGGCGCGGCGCGGCGACGTGTTCGATGGGGAGGCCGTGCAGGCGGTGCGGGAGGGGTTCCTGCGGGGCGAGGATGACGTGCTGGCCTGGCGGGTGGCGAGCACGGAGGCGTGGTTCGCTGAGATGGTCGACCGGGCTCCCGGGCTGCCTGCCGGGTGCGAATGA
- a CDS encoding limonene-1,2-epoxide hydrolase family protein yields the protein MRSPAEVVSAFIAEWQQPRPDPARLASYFTEDAVYHNIPAQPVRGPEAIAAVFQGFLAQVESRGWEVLRQVADGNLVMNERIDRFAAGDRVIELPVAGAFEVRGERICAWRDYFDMNTWLKALSGG from the coding sequence ATGCGTTCGCCCGCCGAAGTTGTCAGCGCCTTCATCGCCGAGTGGCAGCAGCCCCGCCCCGACCCTGCCCGCCTCGCCTCCTACTTCACCGAAGACGCCGTCTACCACAACATCCCCGCCCAGCCCGTCAGGGGCCCCGAAGCCATCGCCGCCGTCTTCCAGGGCTTCCTCGCACAGGTCGAGTCCCGCGGCTGGGAGGTCCTTCGCCAGGTCGCCGATGGCAACCTCGTCATGAACGAGCGCATCGACCGCTTTGCCGCCGGCGACCGCGTCATCGAACTCCCCGTCGCCGGCGCCTTCGAGGTCCGCGGCGAGCGCATCTGCGCCTGGCGCGACTACTTCGATATGAACACCTGGCTTAAGGCGCTCTCCGGCGGCTGA
- a CDS encoding alpha/beta fold hydrolase: MPGNMWDDAEEPEDLDLRILRVGALPVESAPGALRIRLETTRGPIDGVLHPVEGGTAAIVCVGGAMGGLDGPADGLYARLPALLADARVTVFRIDYRQPNVFEECVLDVLAGCSFLRGIGAEELALVGHSFGGAVVIKAAELHPAVRGVVAMSPQLYGTADVETLGRPLLLIHGMSDTVLSHEASEDIYRRAREPKRIALFAEAGHSLIQARDAIDRLLAEWLPPALAGSPLPGGREEHDIL, from the coding sequence ATGCCCGGCAACATGTGGGACGACGCGGAAGAGCCCGAGGACCTCGACCTCCGCATCCTCCGCGTCGGCGCCCTGCCCGTCGAATCCGCACCCGGCGCGCTCCGCATCCGCCTCGAAACCACCCGCGGCCCCATCGACGGCGTCCTCCATCCCGTCGAAGGCGGGACAGCCGCCATCGTCTGCGTCGGCGGTGCCATGGGCGGCCTCGATGGCCCAGCAGACGGCCTGTACGCCCGCCTCCCTGCCCTCCTCGCCGACGCCCGCGTCACCGTCTTCCGCATCGACTACCGCCAGCCCAACGTCTTTGAAGAGTGCGTCCTCGATGTGCTCGCCGGCTGCTCCTTCCTCCGCGGCATCGGCGCCGAGGAACTCGCCCTCGTCGGTCACAGCTTCGGCGGCGCCGTCGTCATCAAGGCCGCCGAACTCCACCCCGCCGTCCGCGGCGTCGTCGCCATGTCCCCCCAGCTCTACGGCACCGCCGACGTCGAAACCCTCGGCCGTCCCCTCCTCCTCATCCACGGCATGTCCGATACCGTCCTCAGCCACGAGGCCAGCGAAGATATCTACCGCCGCGCCCGCGAACCGAAGCGCATCGCCCTCTTCGCTGAAGCCGGCCATTCGCTCATCCAGGCCCGCGACGCCATCGACCGCCTCCTCGCCGAGTGGCTCCCGCCGGCCCTCGCCGGTTCGCCCCTTCCCGGCGGCCGCGAAGAACACGATATCCTCTAG
- the pheT gene encoding phenylalanine--tRNA ligase subunit beta — MKVSLNWLREYVDVRLPIEELARRITDAVAEVEGWRVIGEMWDPALVRVAKVVAVEPHPNADRLRLATVDTGQGTVRVVCGAPNLAVGQTVAFASEGARLFDGHTGEPTTLKLRPIRGVESAGMVLSEKELGLSDEHEGILVLPEGTPVGVPLADVLGDVILEVSTWANRADLLGMVGFAREVAALTGSVLREPDRRYSESGQDVNELVSVTIEAPDLCRRFTASVIEGIEIGPSPAWMQERLRKAGMRPINNVVDITNYVMLETGQPLHAFDYDLVRGKRIVARRARPGERLVTLDGVEREFDNEMLLICDGEGPVGVAGVMGGGNSEVNEGTTRVLLEVANFRAGSIRRTSTLLKLRTEASLRFEKGIGPEMAMYAQQRALHLFEAVCGGRIARGIVDVYPGKEPPRTILLESARIAQVLGVEVPVEDVRRILGDLGFLVHHVPPAKYSVQVPSWRPDVEIPDDLVEEVGRIYGYDRLPTTMLRGTLPPPETNPVMALRERLRDLAVALGFQEVINYTLTTREKLALVTDPMDTVRRNPLGVVNPVAAQHAYLRTSLRGSVLESFAANRRQAEGPLRLFEVGFEYLPVEGDLPIERPVLCAVLGGPREGRWRVGGGEALDFFDAKGAVEAMLGALGVRGTCVPAEEYGLLPGHTAKFGVGSEMAGIVGQVHPDTAAAFDIDEPVYLFEVWVEDLVRHLPERPPYQALSRYPAVRLDLAVVVDAAVPAGAVLDLVRSHRSQGVQVRAELFDEYRGPGVPEGKKSLALRLWLRADDRTLTDDEALKVRQGLLARLGREFGATLRG; from the coding sequence ATGAAGGTATCGCTGAACTGGCTGCGGGAGTACGTGGACGTCCGCCTGCCGATCGAGGAGCTGGCGCGCCGGATTACGGACGCGGTGGCGGAGGTGGAGGGGTGGCGGGTCATCGGCGAGATGTGGGACCCGGCGCTGGTGCGGGTGGCAAAGGTGGTGGCGGTGGAGCCGCACCCGAATGCGGACCGGCTCCGGCTGGCGACGGTCGATACGGGGCAGGGGACGGTACGGGTGGTGTGCGGTGCGCCAAACCTTGCCGTGGGGCAGACGGTGGCGTTTGCGAGCGAAGGGGCGCGGCTGTTCGACGGGCACACCGGCGAGCCCACGACCTTGAAGCTGCGGCCGATCCGCGGGGTGGAATCGGCGGGCATGGTGCTAAGCGAGAAGGAGCTCGGGCTGAGCGACGAGCATGAAGGGATCCTCGTGCTGCCGGAGGGGACGCCGGTCGGCGTGCCGCTGGCGGATGTGCTCGGCGATGTGATCCTGGAGGTTTCGACCTGGGCGAACCGGGCAGACCTCCTGGGGATGGTGGGGTTCGCGCGCGAGGTGGCGGCTCTGACGGGGAGCGTGCTGCGGGAGCCGGACCGGCGGTACAGCGAGAGCGGCCAGGACGTCAACGAGCTGGTGTCGGTGACGATTGAGGCGCCGGACCTCTGCCGGCGGTTCACGGCCTCGGTGATCGAGGGCATCGAGATCGGGCCGTCGCCGGCGTGGATGCAGGAGCGGCTGCGGAAGGCGGGGATGCGGCCGATCAACAACGTGGTCGACATCACGAATTATGTCATGCTGGAGACCGGGCAGCCGCTCCATGCGTTCGACTACGACCTTGTGCGGGGGAAGCGGATTGTGGCGCGGCGGGCGCGGCCCGGCGAGCGGCTCGTGACGCTCGACGGGGTGGAGCGTGAGTTCGACAACGAGATGCTGCTGATCTGCGACGGCGAGGGCCCGGTGGGCGTGGCCGGGGTGATGGGCGGGGGCAACAGCGAGGTGAACGAGGGGACGACGCGGGTGCTGCTGGAGGTGGCGAACTTCCGGGCGGGCTCGATTCGGCGGACGTCGACGCTGCTGAAGCTTCGAACGGAGGCCTCGCTGCGGTTCGAGAAGGGGATCGGGCCGGAGATGGCGATGTACGCGCAGCAGCGGGCGCTGCACCTGTTCGAGGCGGTTTGCGGGGGCAGGATTGCGCGGGGAATCGTGGACGTGTATCCGGGGAAGGAGCCGCCGCGGACCATCCTGCTTGAGTCTGCGCGGATTGCGCAGGTGCTGGGGGTCGAGGTGCCGGTGGAGGACGTGCGGCGGATCCTGGGCGACCTCGGGTTCCTGGTCCACCATGTGCCGCCGGCGAAGTACAGCGTGCAGGTGCCCTCGTGGCGGCCGGACGTGGAGATCCCGGACGACCTGGTTGAGGAGGTCGGCCGGATTTACGGATACGACCGGCTGCCGACGACGATGCTGCGGGGGACGCTGCCGCCGCCGGAGACGAACCCGGTGATGGCGCTCCGGGAGCGGCTGCGGGACCTTGCGGTCGCGCTCGGGTTCCAGGAGGTGATCAATTACACGCTGACGACGCGGGAGAAGCTGGCGCTGGTGACGGACCCGATGGATACGGTGCGGCGGAATCCGCTCGGGGTGGTGAACCCGGTCGCGGCGCAGCATGCCTACCTCCGCACGAGCCTCCGCGGCTCGGTGCTGGAATCGTTCGCGGCGAATCGGCGGCAGGCGGAGGGCCCGCTGCGGCTGTTCGAGGTTGGATTCGAGTACCTGCCGGTGGAGGGCGACCTGCCGATCGAGCGGCCGGTGCTGTGCGCGGTGCTGGGCGGGCCGCGGGAGGGACGCTGGCGCGTGGGCGGCGGCGAGGCGCTGGACTTTTTCGATGCGAAAGGTGCGGTGGAGGCGATGCTGGGTGCGCTCGGCGTGCGGGGCACCTGCGTCCCCGCCGAGGAGTACGGGCTGCTGCCGGGCCATACGGCGAAGTTCGGGGTCGGGAGCGAGATGGCAGGCATCGTGGGGCAGGTGCACCCGGACACGGCAGCCGCGTTCGACATCGACGAGCCGGTGTACCTGTTCGAAGTATGGGTGGAGGACCTGGTCCGGCACCTGCCGGAGCGGCCGCCCTACCAGGCGCTTTCGCGCTACCCGGCCGTGCGGCTCGACCTTGCGGTGGTGGTCGATGCCGCGGTGCCGGCGGGCGCCGTGCTGGACCTGGTTCGTTCGCACCGGAGCCAGGGGGTGCAGGTGCGGGCTGAGCTGTTCGACGAGTACCGCGGGCCGGGGGTCCCGGAGGGGAAGAAGTCGCTGGCGCTGCGGCTCTGGCTGCGGGCCGATGACCGGACGCTGACGGACGATGAGGCGCTGAAGGTGCGCCAGGGGCTGCTTGCGCGGCTGGGCCGGGAGTTCGGCGCCACGCTGCGGGGCTGA
- a CDS encoding Lrp/AsnC ligand binding domain-containing protein produces the protein MAVRGYILIETEVGKAKSVSAAIQNFSYPGARLVNVDTVTGPFDVIAQVEADDLDSLGNAITEAIQKVNGVQRTTTCLAVRLA, from the coding sequence ATGGCCGTCCGCGGCTACATCCTCATTGAAACCGAAGTCGGCAAAGCGAAGTCCGTCAGCGCCGCCATCCAGAACTTCAGCTACCCCGGCGCCCGCCTCGTCAACGTCGATACCGTCACCGGCCCGTTCGATGTCATCGCCCAGGTCGAGGCCGACGACCTCGACTCGCTCGGCAATGCCATCACCGAGGCCATCCAGAAGGTCAACGGCGTCCAGCGCACCACCACCTGCCTCGCCGTACGCCTCGCCTGA